A single Cannabis sativa cultivar Pink pepper isolate KNU-18-1 chromosome 7, ASM2916894v1, whole genome shotgun sequence DNA region contains:
- the LOC115697568 gene encoding GDSL esterase/lipase At1g29670 has protein sequence MESTLFDHTKSGRLLAFMIVIITIISYVNANPKVSCFFIFGDSLADNGNNNNLNTLAKVNYKPYGIDFIDSQPTGRFTNGRTTVDIIGEFLGFEKLIPAFASLDNNSFNLLSGANYASGGAGILRQTGTHMGENICLKKQIKHHQIMVSRISDKLGSKKLAQELLNKCLYWVEIGNNDYINNYFMPWIYSSGNLYTPQQFALILIHKYRLHILELYNLGARMITLVGLGQIGCTPNAIQIYGTNNDSSSCISYMNDAVQLFNNKLTTLVDELNSDFTDAKFIYVNSYEIGLSEDLIALGFKVLNVGCCGGDENGQCKPLEIPCENRRDYVFWDSFHPTEAYNLITATKIYQAYYNISYIVTQ, from the exons ATGGAGTCAACATTATTTGATCATACAAaaagtgggagattgttagcGTTTATGATCGTGATAATAACGATTATTAGTTATGTTAATGCAAACCCTAAAGTTTCTTGCTTTTTCATATTTGGAGATTCTTTGGCTGATAATGGCAATAACAATAATCTCAACACTTTGGCTAAAGTCAATTATAAGCCTTATGGGATTGACTTCATTGATTCTCAACCAACAGGAAGATTCACCAATGGAAGAACCACTGTTGATATTATTG gtGAGTTTTTGGGTTTTGAGAAGTTAATTCCAGCCTTTGCTAGTCTTGATAATAATAGCTTCAATCTATTGAGTGGTGCTAATTATGCATCTGGGGGAGCTGGGATTCTCAGGCAAACAGGAACACATAtg GGTGAAAATATTTGcttgaagaaacaaataaagcaTCACCAAATTATGGTATCAAGAATAAGTGACAAATTAGGGAGCAAAAAATTAGCACAAGAGCTATTAAACAAGTGCTTATATTGGGTTGAAATTGGAAATAATGATTACATTAACAACTACTTCATGCCTTGGATTTATTCTTCTGGAAATCTTTATACACCTCAACAATTTGCTCTTATTCTCATCCACAAATATCGACTTCATATCTTG GAATTGTACAATTTGGGGGCAAGAATGATCACTTTAGTTGGATTGGGACAAATCGGATGCACTCCGAATGCAATTCAAATATATGGGACGAACAACGATTCTTCTTCATGTATAAGTTACATGAATGACGCTGTtcaattattcaataataaactTACAACGCTCGTAGATGAACTTAACAGTGATTTTACCGATGCAAAATTTATTTACGTCAATTCTTATGAGATAGGATTGTCTGAAGATCTCATCGCTCTTG ggtttaaggttttgAATGTTGGTTGTTGTGGTGGAGATGAGAATGGACAATGTAAGCCTTTGGAGATTCCATGTGAGAATAGAAGAGATTATGTGTTTTGGGATTCATTTCATCCAACTGAGGCTTACAACTTAATCACTGCAACTAAAATATATCAAGCTTattataacatatcatatatagTTACCCAATAA